The Aedes albopictus strain Foshan chromosome 2, AalbF5, whole genome shotgun sequence region gtgattattttttaagatttgatgtgttttttcaGAACACTATCAAAGTTATCCCAAAATGAAAATCGGATTCTCGCTTATCTGGAAAACTAAAAGTCACTCAAAATACTTAAGATTACCGAATCTtcaaattgcaattgataactgataccccagtagggtcttgtacgtaccatttgggcaggtgtacctattttgaacacttgccgctataactaggtcaatttcaaacggattgttttgaatttttgtaaagagttaggcacgtacagtatcttactctatacaaaaactcaaatcaatcggtttgaaattgatttagttacagcggtaagtgcccaaaataggtacacctgcccaaatggtacaagaccctacatgttctaaaaatataaaactagaggaaatactgttacatggaaacatattaaaaaaaaactcgctgaaaactatcaaagttaccccgttttacggggTGATtattttctagaatatttctgtAAAATTCAATATcattgttgtcgtttcgtaaatggccattaatagtagtttacgcaacaaggtgcagaatgaagatttttacagcacgagtcgtacatttatccaacgaggcttgccaagttggataattacgacgagtgctgtaaaaatcgagttctgcaccgagttgcgtacaacgttttttgcaatttcataaattactgctTAAGGGTAGTTTTTAACCAATTTATTCATCAAACTGCACgctgatgttcatagtcatgtttaaggaagtctgatcatagcaggttatactgtgcagttgtcacaatttttaaaaaatgcTTCCAGAAAAGATCACGAAATTGATCCAAAcataaaacagtgctgtaatggttcattacgcaacgcaaatcagtgctgtaatgaaccattacagcactgctaatttggtgtgggaaagtaggccttttcctgacggatttgcgtaaggtaaaacagcctattacgatgagaaattgcaaaaaaaaagtattaTTTATGTACGTAtgcattacagtagacgttcgataactgcaacatgtttacgtttcacttagcgaacgaaaatccgataactgcaacgcctgacagtgtcaacaaaccatcaactgacgtaaaatgaacgtgaacttcatccggtTGTTCATTTGGACACTATTTGGACTAACATGGCGCAGAAttctgacatttggcggtgcgataactgcacatttgttgcacttaccggacttgcagcattgcagttaaaccgtttgtaccatgacagaaatgttctctcgccgtTTGAATCATAGTTTGCAGTTCTGGTCATTCGAGGTAACGATCTGAAATTGGTTTTCGGGGAACTGTTCTAGGATCATCCAAATTGATTGCATTTTACCTACGTATTTTCAATCGCATTTTGACGAATTCTGACCATTTTTTATGTTCTTTTATTTTGTAGGGTGCGCGTCACACTTTCGCTGAAGGTGTCGGCAAGAACATTGCCAATCCCACCGCTATTCTGCTGTGCTCATCTAAGATGCTGCGTCACGTCAACCTACTACCCTACAGCCAGATGATTTTCCAGGCTGTTCAGAACGTGCTTAAGGCAGGTAAAGTGCGCACTAAGGATTTGGGCGGTCAATCAACTACCGACGATTTCACCAAAGCCGTCATTCACAATCTGCAATAAAAGGGCGACATCTAGCGGTGTTTACTAACAGTAAGACACCCAAACAACCACGCATCTGTATTAAACACTGCACCGTACTAAGTGCAAGCGACCACTTAAAATCGTTAATTAGCTCCCGCGAACGTTACTTTTAGCAACATCGTGTATACTCGTATAGCGATCGTTGATTTGATAAAATCTTATTTATTAAAATACCTACCCTCCTACCGAAATAAAGCTCCAAAAGTGTCATCATTCGAATAACCAAATCATCTAAATCCATTTATTTCCATCGAATCCCATTGTTCTCTTCTAGGATGTTACCGTTGAATTCGTTTTATGAAATAAAGCTAAACAAGTAATCATAAAAATGGTGTTCTATTTTTTCACCTTCTTCGGTTTAGCCAACTCCAGTATACGGTCGCTTGCTTTTGCCTTGAGTGCTCGAGGGTCCACCATGAACGGGTTCTCGCGGTACTCGTTTTTCACATTCCGATAGATTTTCGGCTGCGCAAGATCCAGCACTCGTTGTGTTGCTTTAATAAGATGAGAAGTTTGAATATGCGTGGACCTCGATATAATGTAACTTATTTTGCTCAGTTCAAACCCCTGTAGAAAGAATACTATTTAAACAAAATACTAACCAACAGCTTCAAGCGCACCCTTCGGAATCGACAAGTCTTCCTTATAGGGGCCTTTGGCTCGCCGATGTCGTTCTTTTGGTTGGCAAAGCGCTTTAACACGATCGCTCGCAGTTGCCTTTAGCGCACCTGGTAGCACTGCCCTAAATTTTGCTGGACCATCGTACTTATTACACTTCCAACGGGGCGTGGAAAGATCCATCACTCGGTCTAATAGCTGGATAAGAGGCATACGTTTGCGGGATTTAGTTTCAGGCTTCTTGAGTGGTTTTGGTTGTGCATTTTTTGATAACCATTGTTGATGCTGTTTCCATTGTTCGGGAGTCATTTTAATCAGTTTAGATCTGAAAAAGGTCCGAACTGTTAAGCTTGTTCAGTTACAAATAGATATGTGCCCAAACTTTCTATTGAATGAGCTGTtttcttaacattttttttctaatttgagcCAATTTTCAATAACAACAAGTTATGTTCATAAACTTTTTCACTACtggttaaggtgaatcgggacgctgtgttatttttcctatcttccctctctttctaacaatttgcctcgcgattttgaagatggtaatctcgatttctatcgcacagatgaggctgaaaaacaatcagcatatgcattgcaagtgagcatacacaatgatagatttttgttccattatatgaagtagaatctgagattaccatcttagtagaaacagagcaatggcggatatttcctcgaccgtcccgtccgcccttaaaaaaGAAAATTCACTTATGATTACTAAATTGTCGGAATTAGAATTCTGACACcttttttgtgggcttcgtggccgagcggttagcggcgtcagtcgtttaggtgtctcgtaagcctcggagtgtgggttcgattcccgctctagtcggggaaaacttttcgtcaaacgaaaaattctccactgggccactgggtgttatatgtgttgcccGTTgtttaatgttagtaatgttcagtctctgcggcctctggccgaaaacggtgtagtgtctttttttccaGCCTTCATTCAGTATAATAGTCATGCTTTTTAACCACGAGCTTCATCAATGAGCtaaactgcccataatcgcataagagtaacattcgacaaaagtaggcattggagaaaatggagcccAAAGATTTAACTTTTAATGGTATGGAAATGAACCAAAATTTTTAATATTTCTCATAAATTGGTAATCAATCGTTAAGCAATAAAATTTTCTACAGCACATCTTATATGCTAGACGAATGGCCAGAAAATAAATCGGACCTG contains the following coding sequences:
- the LOC109401398 gene encoding sperm microtubule associated protein 2, whose amino-acid sequence is MVACFSEDKNVKVPNFSDFRKSFLYTPCNCPLVDCEFSGQQRKVSTTRKYQTSRRIRKLAKPKCRGAKFYQRPVSQYGRTIQMIRAYQEPHASTRIQQLALPKVRKLIAARDAYRRFINRCWYDRFGKRIKRSMFTVYSRLANVHLPSTESKLIKMTPEQWKQHQQWLSKNAQPKPLKKPETKSRKRMPLIQLLDRVMDLSTPRWKCNKYDGPAKFRAVLPGALKATASDRVKALCQPKERHRRAKGPYKEDLSIPKGALEAVATQRVLDLAQPKIYRNVKNEYRENPFMVDPRALKAKASDRILELAKPKKVKK